The DNA sequence CACGCGGCTGAAATCGAACGATTTATCGCTTGAACCTTCCACCCGCTCGCTCGTTAGGTTAGCGAGCGGGTGCGCGCCAATGTCGGCTTGAGCGCGATCCCCTCGGGAGATTTGGAAATTTTGCGCGTCAATCTCCTGTTCTTGCTGCTTGCGGGCGGTCTGCTGCTACCCGCGACTGCGTTGGCGCAGATCGGTGGGAGCGCGGGCAAGCCGGGGCAAAGCGCGCCCGCCGACGATCCCAAGCCAGCCCCAGAGACACCTACGGAGCCCGACACGACGACGATCGTTCCCGACGACGAGTTCGAGAAGTCGCTGCCGCCGCTGACCGACGACATGAACGCGCCGCTGGAGCCGATGGTGCCGCTCGACCCGGCCGCACCGCCGGCAGCGGACGTCGATCTGTTGGGTGAGGAAACCGGGCCGAGCGAGACCGAACTTGCCGCGCCGCTGCCGCCGATCACCGAATTCGACACCACGCCGGTGGCCGAAGTCGCGCCGACCAACGATGAGGCGACCGTCGAAATCCGCTATGCCACCCGCGTCACCGGGCTGGACACCATCGGGCTGGACGATCAGTTCAACGACCTGTCCGCGCTGGAGGATGGCGACGGGGTTGCCGCCAATGCCGCGATCATTGGGGCGCGGGCGCGCGAGGACGAGGCGCTGGCGGTGCGGCTGATGAAGTCGCTGGGCTATTATGATGCGACCGCAGTGGCGTCGATCGAACAGGCACCTCCGCCCGCGACGGGCGTGACAGCCGTGATCGCGGCGGTGCCGGGGCCGCTGTACAAGATCGGGTCGATCAAGATCGAGGCCGATGCGACGGTGCCACCGAACCTGATCGCCGACAATTTCGCGCTGCGCGTGGGTGAGCCGATCGACGCGATCCGCGTACAGGCGGCGGAAGCGGCGGTCAGCCTGGTGCTTCCGCAGACCGGCTATCCCTTTGCCGAGGTGGGGCAGCGCGACATCCTGCTGGATGAAGCGAAGCAGACCGGCGAATATCTGTTGCCGGTCACGGTCGGGCCGCGCGCGAGTTTCCGGGGTATCCAGACCGAGGGTACCAAGGTGTTCGAGCCGGATCACATCAACGTGCTGACCCGGTTCAAGCAGGGCGACCTGTACGATACGCGCAAGGTGGACGATCTGCGCGATGCGCTGATCGCCACCAGCCTGTTTTCCACCGTGACGGTCGAGCCGGTAAAGACCGGCGAGGCGGGGCCGGACGGGACCGAATATGTCGATCTGATGGTCCGGCAAATGGCGGGACCGCCGCGCACATTGGCCGGCGAAGTCGGCTTCAGCACGGGGCAGGGGTTCCGTGCCGAGGTGAGCTGGACGCATCGCAACCTGTTCCCGGATGAGGGCGCGCTGATCGCCACCGGTATATTGGGTACGCAGGAACAGGGCGCATCCGCGACCTTCCGCCGGTCCAATGCCCGACAGCGCGACCGCACGTTTCAGATCGTGGCATCGGCGCTGCGATCGGATGTCGAGGCGTTTACCGGACTGACCGGCACGCTGTCGGCGCGGGTATCCTATGACTCGACGCCGATCTGGCAGAAGCCGCTGACCTACAGCTATGGCATCGAGCTGGTCGGGACGAGCGAAGACGGGTTCGATTTTACCCGCAACGCACGCCGCCGGAACCTGTATTTCATCGGCGCGCTGCCGTTGTTCGCCGGGTGGGACAAGTCCGACGATCTGCTCAACCCGACGCGCGGGTTTCGTGTGAAGCTGAACGTCAGCCCGGAGGCATCGGTGCGCGGCGGCACGCGCCCCTATGCGCGGGTGATGACGGAGGGGACGATCTATTACCCGGTAACCGACGCGATCGTGATCGGCGGTCGCGCGCGGTTCGGGACGATCCAGGGGATCGAGCGCAACGAGCTGGCCCCGTCGCGGCGCTATTATGCAGGCGGCGGCGGATCGGTGCGCGGCTTTGGCTATCAGGAACTGGGGCCGCGCGCACCGGACGGCAAACCGGTCGGCGGGCGCAGCTTCAACGAGTTCGCCATCGAGGCGCGCTATCGTTTCGGCAATCTGGGGATCGTGCCGTTTATCGACGCGGGCCAGGTCTATGAGGAAACGCTGCCGCAGTTCAGCCGCATCCGCTTTGGCGCAGGTATCGGCGGACGCATCTACACCAATTTCGGGCCGTTGCGGCTCGATGTGGCGACGCCGATCGGGCGCAAGCCGGGCGAGTCCAAGGTCGCGCTGTATATCTCGATTGGTCAGGCATTCTGATGGTCGAGCAGGGGGCAGCCGTCGAACCCGAGGTTACCGAGACTGTGATCGTGCGTGCGCCGATGTGGCAGCGCGTGGCGAAATGGGTGTTGATCGCACTGGTCGGATTGGCGGCGCTGTTGCTGGTCGCGGTGCTGGGGCTGAACACCGGCGTCGGCAAAAGGCTGGTCGTCGATCAGATCGGCAAGTTCACGACGGCAAGCGGGTTGAACGTCAAGGTCGGGCGGATCGAGGGATCGGTCTATGGCGCGATGGTGCTGCGTGACGTGCGGGTCAGCGACCCAAAGGGCGTGTTTGCGACCTCGCCGTCGATTGCGATGGACTGGCGACCGTTCGCGTTTCTGAACAACCATGTCGATGTCCGCTCGCTGCGCAGCCCGTTGGTGCGGGTAACGCGCTTGCCCGAATTGAATCCGGGCGATCCGGATGCGCCGATGCTGCCCGACCTTGATATCGATATCGGATCGCTGAATATCGACCGGCTGGTGCTGGAAGCCCCGGTCGCGGGGCGGCGGCATATCGCTACGCTGAACGGCAAGGCGAAGATTGCCGACCGGCGCGCGCGGGTGATCGTCAATGGGCGGACGCTGGGACGAACCGGTGGTGATCGGCTGGCGCTGGTGCTGGATGCGGTGCCGGACGACAACAAGTTCGATTTGCGCGCCGATCTGGCGGCTCCCGTGGGCGGGCTGGTGGCCGGACTGGTTAAGCTCGAGGCACCACTTTTAGCGCGGGTGAGCGGGCGCGGCGGCTGGGACAATTGGCGCGGACGTGCGGTCGGGCGGCTGGGCGCGGGACAGCTCGCCGATCTGGCGATCACGGCGCGCAAGGGTGCGTTTCAGGTGCGCGGCGTGACCCAGCCCGGCCTGTATCTGAAGGGGCCGGTCGAGCGGCTGACCGCGCCTAACATGCAGGTCGCGCTGGATGCGGTACTGGACCGGCGGCGCGTCGATACGCGGTTGCGGTTGCGGTCGAACGCGATGGCGCTGACGACGACGGGCATCATCGATCTGGCGAAAAGCGCGTTCGACCAGTTCCGGGTCGAGGCAATGCTGCTGACGCCAGGCGCGATCGCGCCGAACCTGAATGGCCGGTCGGTGATCGGTGCGGTCGCGCTGAACGGGCCGTTTGCGACGCCGACGGTGGATTACAAGCTGCAGGCGGCGGCGCTGGGCTTTGGCGAGACGGTGGTCGAGCGGCTCTATGCCGAGGGGCTGGCAACGGTGAATGCCGACCGCATCCTGATCCCGTTAAAGGCGCGCGCGGGTCGGGTTTCTGGCCTGAACGCAGCGGCAGGCGGGCTGCTGACCAATGTGACGATCAACGGCGATCTGGCGATCACCGGAACGCAGATATTGTCGGAGAATCTGCGCATCCGATCCGACCGGATCGACGCCACCGCGATCATTGCTGCCGATATGGCCACCGGCCGTTATACCGGCGCGCTAAAGGGGCGGGTCAACGACTACGTCATCGACAGCATCGGTATCGTCAATCTGGAAACCGATGCCGATCTGTACGCAGCGGCAGGTGGCGGCTGGGGCATCAAGGGGCGGATCGTCGGGCGCAGCACGCGGCTGTTCAATGCGGGCGTGCGCGATTTCCTGGGCGGGAATGCGATCCTGCGCGTCAACGTCGCGCTGGACCCGAGCGGAATCATCCAGTTTTCGAATCTCAAGCTGGCGGCACCGCAGTTCAAGGTGCTGAACGGGTCGGGGCGTTATGACCCGGCCGGGGCGTTGCTGCTCAACGCCAATGGCTATTCCAACGCCTATGGGCCGGTGACGGCGCGGGTGACGGGCAGCCTGACCGCGCCGCTGATCCATCTGCGTGCGCCGCGTCCCGGCGTGGGCGTCGGGCTGGTCGACCTGGACGCGCGAATTCGCGGGCAGGGCGATGCCTATGCGATTCTGGCGACCGGCGGCACCAATTACGGGCCGTTCACTGCGGATGTGCTGGTGCGAACGGGACAGGCCTTGACCGTGGACGTGCGCACCGCGCGCTTTGCCGGCACGGACATCACCGGGCAATTGCGCCAGACCCCGGCGGGACCATTCGCCGGTGCGCTGGCGTTCGTGGGCTCCGGCATCAACGGCAATGTCGATCTGTCGGCGGCGGGCAAATATCAGCAGGCGGTGGTGCGGGCGACCGCGAACAACGCGACGATCCCCGGCGACATGGGGATCACCATCGGGCGGGCGATCATCAACGCGACGGCTGTCCTGTACGACGATGCCCCGGCGATCGTCGGCGATGCGCAGGTCGCCAATTTGAAGAGCGGTGCATTCGTGCTGACCACGGCGCGCGCGAAGATCGACTATCGCGGCGGACGCGGGAGTGCTCAGGCGCTGGCGGAAGGGTCGTCGGGCGTGCCGTTCCGGGTTGCCGCTAACGCGAAGTTCGAGCCAAATCTGTGGCTGGTCGCGCTGGGTGGGAAGGCGAACGGGATCAATTTCAAGACCGCGCAACCGGCACGGATCGCGGTGGCGGACGGGACGTATCGGCTGGCCCCCGCGAAGATCGATTTCGACCGGGGCAGCGCGCGGCTGGCAGGTGTGTGGGGCGACGGGCTGACGATGCAGGCTCGGCTCGACAAGCTGGACCTGTCGGTCGCCAACGCGCTATATCCGGGATTGGGTCTGGGAGGCAGTGCCACCGGATCGCTCGATTTCCGCCAGCCGACCGGGGTGAGTTTCCCACAGGCGATCATGCGGCTGAACATCGCCAAGTTTACACGGTCGAGTCTGGCTGGTGTGTCCGCACCGGTCGATGTCGCGTTTATCGGGCGGTTGCTCCCCGATGGCAGCGAGGCGCGTGCGGTGATCAAGCGCGGCCCGACAACGATTGGGCGGCTGGTAGCGACGTTGCAACCGGCTGGCGCTGGTGGTTGGAGCGAACGGCTGATGGCTGGGGCGCTGTCGGGCGGCATCCGTTATAATGGGCCGTCGGCGGTGTTGTTCTCGCTGGGTGGTTTTACCGGGCAACAGCTGTCGGGGCCGGTCGCGGTTGCGGCGGATTTCTCCGGGCAATTGAACGCCCCGCAGATCACCGGTCTCGTCCGCGGCACCAACCTGGTTTACGAGAACGAAGTTTACGGCACCCGCCTGTCGCAGATGAAGCTGGAGGGGCGGTTCGACAATGACTCGCTCGACATTACCGAGCTGAATGCGGTCGCTGGCAATGGCCGGGTGATCGCGTCGGGCACGATCGGGCTGTCGTCGGCGCAAGGTTTCCCGATCGACATCACGGCGCGCTTTCGCAACGCGCGCCTCGCCCGCAGCAATGCGTTGGGCGCGACCGCAACCGGGCAGCTGCGCGTAACCAACGGACTGGACGGCGGATTGATCGAGGGGCGGATCATCATCCCCGAGGCGCGTTATCAGATCATCCGCCAGGGCGCGGCCGAAGTTCCCGAACTGTCCGGCGTCTATCGCAAGAGCGAGCTGACGTCGGACGGCAAGCGCCCGTCGCGCACGCCGCGCGGCGGCAATTTCAAGCTCAACATCTCGCTGGTCGCCGACAACCGGCTGTTCGTTTCCGGCATGGGGCTGGAATCCGAATGGAGCGCGCGGATGCAGGTGACCGGCACTTCCGCCGCGCCGATCGTGACCGGCGAGGCGAAGGTGGTGCGCGGCACCTACAGCTTTGCCAGCCGCCGGTTCGAGCTGACGCGCGGCGTGGTGAGTTTCGAGGGCGGGCCGCTCGCCGATCCGCAGATCAATATCGGCGCGAGCACGACCGCCGAGGGCGTGACCGCGATCATCAATATTTCGGGCAGCGGACAGGTGCCGCGCATCGCCTTTACCTCGACCCCGGCGCTGCCGCAGGACGAGGTGCTGTCGCGCCTGTTGTTTGGCAGCTCGGTCACCAATCTGTCGGCGACTGAAGCGGTGCAGCTGGCCGCCGCGCTCAATTCGCTGCGCGCGGCGGGCGGCGGGCTCAATCCGCTGGGGCAATTGCGATCGGCGGCGGGGATCGACCGGCTGCGGATTCTGGGCGAGGACGACACCACCGGGCGCGGCATGGCGCTGGCGGCGGGGCAGTATATTACCGACGATATCTATATCGAGATCATCACCGACGCGCGCGGCTTTACCGCCGTCCAGCTGGAAATCGCGCTGACGCGGGCGCTGAGCCTGTTGACGCAGACGGGATCGTTCGGCGGGTCGCGGGCGGGGTTGAAATATTCGAAGGATTATTGAGGCATCGCTGAGCGAAAGCCACGTGGTTCGCTTAGACGCTGAGTAGCCAGGCTTCGGCTTCCTCCGGGGTTACGAAAAAGCTCACCTGACGTTTTTCGGTCGCCCGTTTCGCCTGCATCCGCGCCAGCGACTGTGCCACCACAAAGGCCAGATTTCTTGAAACCTTGGTCGGGTCGATCAGCAATTGCTGGAAGGTAGCGACGCTATCCTGCGCCTGAATGTCCATTGCGCGCACGTCGATCAATGTCAGATGCTGGTTCGGCGGACATTGCAGTTGTTTGAACGCTTCATCGCGCGCAGCGACGAGCCGCTTGATATCATCCGGTCCGTAGAAACCGGCGAGGGTGATCCGCACGAGATCGTGCGGGACATCGACGTCGATTGAAAACTCCGCCTTCATGCCGTTCTGGATATGTGTCCGACCTTTCCAGTGTGTTACCATTCAAGGATTGAACGCAACTTACATCAGTGTAAGTATCGCTGGCGGAGAGCGATATGACTGAACATTTCGATGTCGTGGTGGTTGGGGCGGGGCTGTCCGGGATCGGCGCGGGCTACTTCCTGCAGCGCGATTGCCCGGACCGCAGCTATGTGATCCTGGAGGGGCGCGAGCGGCTGGGCGGGACGTGGGACTTGTTCCGTTATCCGGGCATCCGCTCGGACAGCGACATGTACACGCTGGGTTACAGCTTTCGTCCGTGGACTCAGGCGAAGGCCATCGCCGATGGCCCGGCGATCCTGAATTACCTCGACGAGACCGCACGCGACAACGGTATCGACCGGCATA is a window from the Sphingomonas sp. LT1P40 genome containing:
- a CDS encoding autotransporter assembly complex protein TamA translates to MRVNLLFLLLAGGLLLPATALAQIGGSAGKPGQSAPADDPKPAPETPTEPDTTTIVPDDEFEKSLPPLTDDMNAPLEPMVPLDPAAPPAADVDLLGEETGPSETELAAPLPPITEFDTTPVAEVAPTNDEATVEIRYATRVTGLDTIGLDDQFNDLSALEDGDGVAANAAIIGARAREDEALAVRLMKSLGYYDATAVASIEQAPPPATGVTAVIAAVPGPLYKIGSIKIEADATVPPNLIADNFALRVGEPIDAIRVQAAEAAVSLVLPQTGYPFAEVGQRDILLDEAKQTGEYLLPVTVGPRASFRGIQTEGTKVFEPDHINVLTRFKQGDLYDTRKVDDLRDALIATSLFSTVTVEPVKTGEAGPDGTEYVDLMVRQMAGPPRTLAGEVGFSTGQGFRAEVSWTHRNLFPDEGALIATGILGTQEQGASATFRRSNARQRDRTFQIVASALRSDVEAFTGLTGTLSARVSYDSTPIWQKPLTYSYGIELVGTSEDGFDFTRNARRRNLYFIGALPLFAGWDKSDDLLNPTRGFRVKLNVSPEASVRGGTRPYARVMTEGTIYYPVTDAIVIGGRARFGTIQGIERNELAPSRRYYAGGGGSVRGFGYQELGPRAPDGKPVGGRSFNEFAIEARYRFGNLGIVPFIDAGQVYEETLPQFSRIRFGAGIGGRIYTNFGPLRLDVATPIGRKPGESKVALYISIGQAF
- a CDS encoding translocation/assembly module TamB domain-containing protein: MVEQGAAVEPEVTETVIVRAPMWQRVAKWVLIALVGLAALLLVAVLGLNTGVGKRLVVDQIGKFTTASGLNVKVGRIEGSVYGAMVLRDVRVSDPKGVFATSPSIAMDWRPFAFLNNHVDVRSLRSPLVRVTRLPELNPGDPDAPMLPDLDIDIGSLNIDRLVLEAPVAGRRHIATLNGKAKIADRRARVIVNGRTLGRTGGDRLALVLDAVPDDNKFDLRADLAAPVGGLVAGLVKLEAPLLARVSGRGGWDNWRGRAVGRLGAGQLADLAITARKGAFQVRGVTQPGLYLKGPVERLTAPNMQVALDAVLDRRRVDTRLRLRSNAMALTTTGIIDLAKSAFDQFRVEAMLLTPGAIAPNLNGRSVIGAVALNGPFATPTVDYKLQAAALGFGETVVERLYAEGLATVNADRILIPLKARAGRVSGLNAAAGGLLTNVTINGDLAITGTQILSENLRIRSDRIDATAIIAADMATGRYTGALKGRVNDYVIDSIGIVNLETDADLYAAAGGGWGIKGRIVGRSTRLFNAGVRDFLGGNAILRVNVALDPSGIIQFSNLKLAAPQFKVLNGSGRYDPAGALLLNANGYSNAYGPVTARVTGSLTAPLIHLRAPRPGVGVGLVDLDARIRGQGDAYAILATGGTNYGPFTADVLVRTGQALTVDVRTARFAGTDITGQLRQTPAGPFAGALAFVGSGINGNVDLSAAGKYQQAVVRATANNATIPGDMGITIGRAIINATAVLYDDAPAIVGDAQVANLKSGAFVLTTARAKIDYRGGRGSAQALAEGSSGVPFRVAANAKFEPNLWLVALGGKANGINFKTAQPARIAVADGTYRLAPAKIDFDRGSARLAGVWGDGLTMQARLDKLDLSVANALYPGLGLGGSATGSLDFRQPTGVSFPQAIMRLNIAKFTRSSLAGVSAPVDVAFIGRLLPDGSEARAVIKRGPTTIGRLVATLQPAGAGGWSERLMAGALSGGIRYNGPSAVLFSLGGFTGQQLSGPVAVAADFSGQLNAPQITGLVRGTNLVYENEVYGTRLSQMKLEGRFDNDSLDITELNAVAGNGRVIASGTIGLSSAQGFPIDITARFRNARLARSNALGATATGQLRVTNGLDGGLIEGRIIIPEARYQIIRQGAAEVPELSGVYRKSELTSDGKRPSRTPRGGNFKLNISLVADNRLFVSGMGLESEWSARMQVTGTSAAPIVTGEAKVVRGTYSFASRRFELTRGVVSFEGGPLADPQINIGASTTAEGVTAIINISGSGQVPRIAFTSTPALPQDEVLSRLLFGSSVTNLSATEAVQLAAALNSLRAAGGGLNPLGQLRSAAGIDRLRILGEDDTTGRGMALAAGQYITDDIYIEIITDARGFTAVQLEIALTRALSLLTQTGSFGGSRAGLKYSKDY